The Nitrospirota bacterium genome includes a region encoding these proteins:
- a CDS encoding B12-binding domain-containing radical SAM protein, whose product MKIALIIPRNGLENEPSFYDLKFVSSFLFSRKYFSYLLAIPTLVSLTPPGHDIRVFDENIEDIDYNWDAALVGISVRTMFAPRAYEIADNFRKRGIKTVLGGIHPSFCPDEAIEHADAVVVGEAEGIWPELLQDVQNGILRKIYKADGYAGLASSSGAVRSLMSRNRYLADIVQTTKGCPYSCEFCSVYAFDGQKIRNKPIDIVLRELRDIHGTDAQFKKKSIFFADDNIIANKKYAIELFRALQTYKLNWSCQASINISQDDDLLRLMKDSGCGSILIGLESVSSQNLTRMNKKINLRFNYLDAIKKIQSFGILVHGSFILGSDFDDLSAFDELIHFIKEARLLMPLINILTPFPGTELHKRMDAEGRILHKDWSRYDARHVVFKPALMSPEELTEGYKKVIREVYSFESIYSNLQYYWGLDFWSHSNKVDPIRFKFRVLFAARLFTLIGYKKPDRTKFIIKIFPKLFDQRVRLSTVLTLMTYNDFAYSV is encoded by the coding sequence ATGAAGATTGCACTTATTATTCCCAGAAACGGATTGGAAAATGAACCAAGTTTTTACGACTTAAAGTTCGTATCGTCTTTCCTGTTTTCCAGAAAATATTTTTCATACCTTTTAGCTATACCGACACTGGTATCGCTGACCCCGCCAGGACATGATATACGTGTGTTTGATGAGAACATAGAAGATATTGACTATAATTGGGATGCGGCCCTTGTCGGGATTAGTGTCAGGACTATGTTTGCACCGAGGGCGTATGAAATAGCGGATAATTTCAGAAAAAGAGGTATCAAAACAGTACTGGGGGGGATTCATCCCTCCTTTTGCCCGGACGAGGCCATTGAACATGCTGATGCAGTTGTTGTCGGTGAGGCTGAAGGCATCTGGCCGGAACTTCTGCAGGATGTCCAGAATGGCATACTCAGAAAGATATATAAGGCAGATGGTTATGCCGGTCTCGCTTCTTCATCAGGGGCTGTCCGATCTCTTATGTCCCGGAATCGTTATTTAGCCGACATTGTGCAAACAACAAAAGGGTGTCCCTATTCCTGTGAATTCTGCTCAGTCTATGCCTTTGACGGCCAGAAGATCAGGAACAAACCGATTGACATTGTTTTAAGGGAGCTTAGGGATATTCATGGGACAGATGCACAATTCAAGAAAAAGTCTATTTTCTTTGCCGACGACAATATCATTGCCAATAAGAAGTATGCCATTGAACTATTCAGGGCGCTTCAAACATACAAATTAAACTGGTCATGCCAGGCATCAATTAATATCTCACAAGACGATGACCTCCTGAGGTTAATGAAAGATAGCGGATGCGGTTCGATTCTGATTGGCCTCGAATCGGTCTCATCACAAAACCTGACACGTATGAACAAAAAAATAAACCTTAGATTCAATTACCTGGATGCTATTAAGAAGATACAATCATTCGGCATCCTTGTTCATGGATCCTTTATCCTTGGCAGTGACTTTGATGATCTGTCGGCCTTTGATGAACTCATCCATTTTATCAAAGAGGCAAGGCTCCTAATGCCTCTGATCAATATCCTTACTCCCTTTCCGGGAACGGAGTTACACAAACGCATGGATGCCGAGGGACGCATATTACACAAAGACTGGAGCAGGTATGACGCCCGGCATGTTGTGTTTAAACCTGCACTGATGAGTCCTGAAGAGCTGACAGAGGGTTATAAAAAGGTTATAAGAGAAGTCTATTCTTTTGAAAGCATTTACAGCAACCTTCAATATTACTGGGGTTTGGATTTCTGGAGTCATTCCAATAAAGTGGACCCCATCCGATTCAAATTCCGTGTGCTTTTTGCGGCAAGATTATTTACATTGA